From Mytilus edulis chromosome 9, xbMytEdul2.2, whole genome shotgun sequence, the proteins below share one genomic window:
- the LOC139490414 gene encoding uncharacterized protein, protein MISIKVADTTFPRLNNIYSWFKRNNLDLLPSYNTKSDQCNITQPHIVLLWTNQAPDLKLLTSKIGKKDKEKVFTSTTKSCIKDDLTMFSKNMVPVLLLCHIAIDDKNHIEKQARRLISYIEENCHTFTEINVLYMVTGVKDFKLNLEEISFEIQRKLKTNHVTNNIFCRTYTIDEPKLKEGIGLYLEKSLTRYILEMAKRNQTSEIMSNTLTNIRNGKFQQFPLETSTTKDWKVVVSEFQPSTPDNCEMHELEVLLERTKDVSAFGFDDDVISIYVKELHQEADLKLFLDKYYHGKISKIQIKVWDDGNNISNYNLKQGSRVARSDGKFGTLGLFLKDQSENIYFTTCEHVIKKDDDAYSNENIVIGKSIHAVNTGPDVTKVEYVDLSIVKAEPSIIQHCQLGLRNKADEFIEGKIIAAQVIKSERMKSPKVYKWGAKSGLTRGTYKGWISRKDENDRFDQNLHKIVCDTSNFFEQGDSGSLVCFEATGSPQFQDETVAYIFVGKLVSPKECQLEQHSQDNMYYCYHVSNVFDCTIGDSEIKPCLIPNSSVGRYATGTGIES, encoded by the exons ATGATATCTATTAAAGTAGCAGACACCACATTTCCACGAttgaacaatatatattcatggtTTAAAAGAAACAACTTAGATTTACTTCCATCTTATAACACGAAATCCGACCAATGTAATATTACACAACCTCATATTGTGCTGTTATGGACCAACCAAGCACCCGACTTAAAACTGTTAACTTCAAAGATaggaaaaaaagataaagaaaaagtATTTACTTCCACAACTAAATCCTGCATTAAAGATGACTTGACTATGTTTTCAAAAAACATGGTACCTGTTTTACTGTTGTGTCATATTGCAATTGATGACAAAAACCATATCGAAAAACAG GCCAGGCGCTTGATATCATACATCGAAGAGAATTGCCATACATTTACGGAGATAAATGTCCTATATATGGTGACAGGAGTAAAAGATTTCAAACTTAACCTTGAAGAAATTAGTTTTGAGATACAACGGAAATTGAAGACCAATCACGttacaaacaacattttctgCAGAACCTATACAATAGATGAACCAAAGTTAAAGGAGGGAATTGGACTTTATTTAGAGAAATCACTGACCAGATATATTTTAGAAATGGCAAAAAGGAACCAGACAAGTGAAATCATGAGTAATACGTTGACCAACATAAGAAATGGAAAATTTCAACAATTCCCGTTGGAAACATCGACCACCAAGGATTGGAAAGTAGTAGTCTCAGAATTTCAACCGAGCACACCAGATAATTGTGAGATGCATGAGCTGGAAGTTTTGTTAGAGAG AACAAAAGACGTATCAGCATTCGGCTTTGACGACGATGTTATTTCCATTTATGTAAAAGAATTGCATCAGGAAGCTGACTTAAAACTATTCCTGGACAAATACTATCATGGAAAGATTTCGAAAATACAGATTAAAGTTTGGGATGATGGGAACAATATTTCCAACTATAATTTAAAGCAAGGAAGCAGAGTAGCCAGATCCGATGGAAAATTTGGAACACTTGGATTGTTTTTGAAAGACCAATCTGAAAACATTTATTTCACAACATGCGAACATGTTATTAAAAAAGATGATGATGCTTATAGCAACGAAAATATTGTAATAGGAAAAAGTATCCATGCAGTGAATACTGGACCAGACGTGACGAAGGTTGAATATGTTGACCTATCAATTGTTAAAGCAGAACCATCCATTATCCAACATTGTCAGTTGGGATTACGTAATAAAGCCGATGAATTCATTGAAGGAAAAATTATAGCAGCGCAAGTTATCAAATCGGAAAGAATGAAAAGTCCAAAAGTATACAAATGGGGTGCAAAAAGTGGTTTAACTAGAGGTACATATAAAGGCTGGATATCTAGAAAGGATGAAAACGACAGATTCGACCAAAACCTTCATAAAATTGTATGCGACACAAGTAATTTTTTTGAACAAGGTGATAGTGGATCTTTAGTATGCTTTGAAGCAACCGGATCACCACAATTTCAAGACGAGACTGTGGCTTATATATTTGTAGGAAAATTAGTATCTCCTAAGGAATGTCAGCTAGAACAGCATTCCCAAGATAATATGTATTATTGCTATCatgtttcaaatgtttttgattgTACAATAGGTGACAGTGAAATAAAACCATGCTTAATTCCAAATTCATCTGTTGGTCGTTATGCAACAGGAACAGGTATAGAGTCGTAA